One Actinosynnema pretiosum DNA segment encodes these proteins:
- a CDS encoding alpha/beta hydrolase: MQKRLVLAVGLALVAGATPAVAESAQGGVPARYTAQRLDWHLCAPEELTTQPPAGLQGLECATFRTPRDWDRPREGRDLTIAVSRLKATHGATASLLTNPGGPGGDGRYFPAAPNFTEQTRLREHQEIIGVDVRGTGKSTNVTCDGAWSTLDDLDARDRSPENLDHALDLAERAADTCQAAYGDLGPVINTHQTIHDYDLLRALLGRERINWVGYSGGTWLGAHYAQRFPQRTGRFVLDSNTEFTTTWQKSFDWQATGFERSWREHFLPWAAKHDDVYHLGADAESVRQVYEAVRAALVRRPVELPSQQGPFRVTAPVLDGVVTQSLYSKVLFEGLATFLVTLKGITEQGSAPQEDVAAAVAAAELAADEPDAMRATFWATLCGEGEWTGDRRSAIRDSNRAHERGLTLVGSGWPLVQLCMFWDSEPRALPKLDGRGVPPVLMLHSELDGATPIEGARRAHAAFEGSRLITVTGDGDHGLYGMGNPVVDEITNAYLVDGVVPADREVAGMPLPDPSAK; the protein is encoded by the coding sequence GTGCAAAAACGACTCGTGCTCGCGGTCGGCCTGGCCCTGGTGGCCGGGGCGACCCCCGCGGTCGCCGAGAGCGCGCAGGGCGGCGTCCCCGCGCGCTACACCGCGCAGCGGCTGGACTGGCACCTGTGCGCGCCGGAGGAGCTGACCACCCAGCCGCCGGCGGGCCTGCAGGGCTTGGAGTGCGCGACGTTCCGGACGCCGCGCGACTGGGACCGGCCGCGCGAGGGGCGGGACCTCACCATCGCGGTGAGCAGGCTGAAGGCCACGCACGGCGCCACCGCGTCGCTGCTGACCAACCCCGGCGGCCCCGGCGGGGACGGCAGGTACTTCCCCGCCGCGCCGAACTTCACCGAGCAGACCCGGTTGCGCGAGCACCAGGAGATCATCGGCGTCGACGTCCGGGGCACCGGCAAGAGCACCAACGTGACCTGCGACGGCGCGTGGAGCACCCTCGACGACCTGGACGCGCGCGACCGCAGCCCGGAGAACCTCGACCACGCCCTGGACCTGGCCGAGCGGGCGGCGGACACCTGCCAGGCCGCGTACGGCGACCTCGGTCCGGTGATCAACACCCACCAGACGATCCACGACTACGACCTGCTGCGCGCGCTGCTCGGCCGCGAGCGGATCAACTGGGTCGGCTACTCGGGCGGCACCTGGCTGGGCGCGCACTACGCCCAGCGGTTCCCGCAGCGCACCGGGCGGTTCGTGCTCGACTCGAACACCGAGTTCACCACCACCTGGCAGAAGTCGTTCGACTGGCAGGCCACGGGGTTCGAGCGCAGCTGGCGCGAGCACTTCCTGCCGTGGGCGGCGAAGCACGACGACGTCTACCACCTGGGCGCGGACGCCGAGTCGGTGCGGCAGGTCTACGAGGCCGTGCGGGCCGCTCTGGTGCGCCGGCCGGTGGAGCTGCCCTCGCAGCAGGGCCCGTTCCGGGTGACCGCGCCCGTGCTCGACGGCGTGGTCACGCAGAGCCTGTACAGCAAGGTGCTCTTCGAGGGCCTGGCCACGTTCCTGGTCACGCTCAAGGGGATCACCGAGCAGGGCTCCGCGCCTCAGGAGGACGTCGCGGCGGCGGTGGCCGCGGCGGAGCTGGCGGCGGACGAGCCCGACGCGATGCGGGCCACGTTCTGGGCCACGCTGTGCGGCGAGGGCGAGTGGACCGGTGACCGCAGGAGCGCGATCCGCGACTCGAACCGGGCGCACGAGCGCGGTCTGACGCTGGTCGGCAGCGGGTGGCCGCTGGTGCAGCTGTGCATGTTCTGGGACAGCGAGCCGCGCGCGCTGCCGAAGCTGGACGGGCGCGGGGTGCCGCCGGTGCTGATGCTGCACTCGGAGCTGGACGGCGCGACGCCGATCGAGGGGGCGCGGCGCGCGCACGCGGCGTTCGAGGGCTCGCGGCTGATCACCGTCACCGGCGACGGCGACCACGGCCTGTACGGCATGGGGAACCCGGTGGTGGACGAGATCACCAACGCCTACCTGGTCGACGGGGTGGTGCCCGCGGACCGGGAGGTGGCGGGGATGCCGCTGCCGGATCCGTCCGCGAAGTGA
- a CDS encoding EthD domain-containing protein → MLKFVYLVNRVEGMSAEEFTAYHRERYAPLFASIPEARELVRKYAISHPVPAPDHPAPAYDSVTEIWFDNWADHDAFFTSENYMERVQPDEAVFIDLATLGVVVTEERVVL, encoded by the coding sequence ATGCTCAAGTTCGTCTACCTGGTCAACCGCGTCGAGGGCATGTCGGCGGAGGAGTTCACCGCCTACCACCGGGAGCGGTACGCGCCGCTGTTCGCCTCGATCCCCGAGGCGCGCGAGCTGGTCCGCAAGTACGCGATCTCGCACCCGGTCCCCGCCCCCGACCACCCGGCCCCGGCCTACGACTCGGTGACCGAGATCTGGTTCGACAACTGGGCCGACCACGACGCGTTCTTCACGTCGGAGAACTACATGGAGCGGGTCCAGCCCGACGAGGCCGTGTTCATCGACCTGGCCACGCTCGGGGTGGTGGTCACCGAGGAGCGGGTCGTCCTGTGA
- a CDS encoding MerR family transcriptional regulator, which translates to MRIGELSARTGASRRSLRYYEEQGLLVSERSASGQRHYDEEHVHRVGLIRAFLAAGLSSGAIGELIPCMAANPGARVARRSLATMTREHARLTAAIDGLVAARSALDELVLINRAYLADLERPGT; encoded by the coding sequence GTGCGCATCGGTGAGCTGTCCGCGCGGACCGGCGCCAGCCGCAGGTCGCTGCGCTACTACGAGGAGCAGGGGCTGCTGGTCAGCGAGCGCTCGGCCAGCGGCCAGCGGCACTACGACGAGGAGCACGTCCACCGGGTCGGTCTGATCCGGGCGTTCCTCGCGGCGGGCCTGTCCAGCGGGGCCATCGGCGAGCTGATCCCCTGCATGGCGGCCAACCCCGGCGCGCGGGTCGCCCGGCGCTCCCTGGCCACGATGACCCGCGAGCACGCCCGGCTCACGGCCGCCATCGACGGGCTCGTGGCGGCGCGGTCCGCGCTGGACGAGCTGGTGCTGATCAACCGCGCGTACCTGGCGGACCTGGAGCGACCGGGGACCTGA